One stretch of Chiroxiphia lanceolata isolate bChiLan1 chromosome 1, bChiLan1.pri, whole genome shotgun sequence DNA includes these proteins:
- the CX3CR1 gene encoding CX3C chemokine receptor 1: protein MTDAYAETTAEYMYDEHALSCNKADIQEFGKIFLPIFYIAVFALGLTGNLMVFFAIVKGSKKSITDIYLLNLAISDLLFVISLPFWASNTVRGWTLGTISCTAVSSLYYIGFFGGMFFITVISVDRYLAIVRATYSLKSRTVRQGFLVTFAVWAIAVLVSVPHFVFSQLVENDCIAVFPQKLENIWPVFCNMELNTIGFFIPVCIICYCYCGIIKTLMSCKNQKKARAIKLILVVVVVFFLFWSPYNVLIFLETLKQYELFPSCNQIKSLDYAMHLTETIAFSHCCLNPLIYAFAGEKFRKYLYQVCLKYCPFLCFCGPCSHYQVTHSVSYAESVANSNITLNTSDQDGSVFV from the coding sequence ATGACGGACGCATATGCAGAAACGACAGCTGAATATATGTACGATGAACATGCTTTGTCCTGCAATAAGGCTGACATCCAAGAatttgggaaaatatttctgccGATATTTTACATTGCGGTGTTTGCTCTTGGCCTCACAGGGAATCTAATGGTGTTTTTCGCCATTGTGAAAGGCAGTAAAAAAAGCATCACTGACATCTATCTCCTGAACTTGGCTATCTCAGACCTTCTCTTTGTTATCTCCCTTCCGTTCTGGGCTTCCAACACAGTGCGTGGATGGACCCTTGGGACTATTTCATGTACAGCTGTTTCCTCGCTGTATTACATTGGTTTCTTTGGGGGCATGTTCTTTATCACTGTTATCAGCGTTGACAGGTACTTGGCCATTGTTCGAGCAACATATTCTCTGAAATCCAGAACAGTGAGACAGGGCTTTCTTGTAACATTTGCAGTATGGGCAATAGCGGTTTTAGTGTCAGTGCCACATTTTGTGTTCTCCCAGCTGGTAGAAAATGACTGCATTGCTGTCTTCCCACAGAAGCTGGAGAACATCTGGCCAGTGTTCTGCAATATGGAGCTGAACACCATTGGCTTTTTCATCCCAGTCTGTATCATATGCTATTGCTATTGTGGGATCATCAAAACCCTGATGTcctgcaaaaatcagaaaaaagcaCGAGCCATAAAACTGATCTTGGTTGTGGTGGTcgtgttttttctgttttggtctCCCTACAATGTACTGATTTTTCTAGAGACTTTAAAGCAGTATGAGTTATTCCCAAGTTGCAACCAAATTAAATCATTGGACTACGCAATGCACCTGACCGAAACCATTGCATTCAGTCACTGTTGTCTCAATCCTCTTATCTATGCTTTTGCTGGggaaaaattcaggaaataCCTTTATCAAGTCTGCTTGAAGTACTGTCcattcctgtgtttctgtggccCCTGCAGTCACTACCAGGTCACCCATTCAGTTAGTTATGCAGAAAGTGTTGCAAACAGCAACATAACCCTGAACACCAGCGACCAGGATGGCTCTGTCTTTGTCTAA
- the LOC116787704 gene encoding C-C chemokine receptor type 4-like, whose translation MSSASTESPDLSTFHEYYEDYSNAPKPCSKENVRRFAASFLPVLYTLVFLVGLTGNILVIVVLFKYKRLKSMTDVYLLNLAISDLLFVLSLPFWSYFTLDQWVFGTPWCKIISWIYLVGFYSGIFFIMLMSIDRYLAIVHAVFSLKARTAFHGLITSLVIWLVVFLASVPELVFRESFNEHNYTTCKPRYPGNFTTWKLFSTLEINILGLLIPFIVMTFCYSMIIKTLVHCRNEKKNKAVKMIFAVMIVFFCFWTPYNIVIFLQLLETMGVIRDCQVSNNLDYAFQVTEILGLFHCGLNPVIYFFMGEKFKKYLKMLFKNWYLPGYVCKWCGVHITYHTESTSSFHTQSTGDQDAL comes from the coding sequence ATGAGTTCTGCAAGTACAGAGTCCCCTGACCTCTCAACCTTCCATGAATATTATGAAGATTATAGCAATGCTCCAAAGCCATGCAGTAAGGAAAACGTCAGGAGGTTTGCAGCCTCCTTCCTACCGGTTCTGTACACCCTAGTATTCCTGGTCGGGCTCACTGGAAACATTCTGGTCATTGTGGTCCTCTTCAAATACAAGAGGCTGAAGAGCATGACTGATGTGTACCTGCTAAACCTCGCCATCTCAGATTTGCTCTTTGTTTTATCCTTGCCATTCTGGTCTTATTTCACGCTAGACCAATGGGTTTTTGGAACTCCCTGGTGCAAAATCATTTCGTGGATCTACCTGGTCGGGTTTTACAGTggtatattttttattatgctCATGAGCATAGACAGATACCTGGCAATTGTTCATGCAGTGTTTTCCTTGAAAGCAAGGACTGCCTTCCATGGCTTGATTACTAGCCTTGTCATATGGCTTGTAGTTTTTTTGGCCTCTGTTCCTGAGCTTGTATTTAGAGAGTCTTTTAATGAACATAATTATACTACCTGCAAGCCGAGATATCCAGGCAATTTCACAACATGGAaacttttttccactttggaaATCAACATTTTAGGGCTCCTAATCCCTTTTATCGTTATGACATTTTGCTACTCCATGATCATTAAAACATTAGTTCACtgtagaaatgagaaaaagaataaggCTGTGAAGATGATCTTTGCTGTCATgattgtgtttttctgtttttggaCCCCTTACAACATCGTTATTTTTTTACAACTGCTGGAAACTATGGGAGTCATTAGAGACTGTCAAGTGAGCAATAATCTGGACTATGCTTTCCAGGTAACAGAAATCCTTGGCCTTTTTCACTGTGGCCTCAATCCAGTCATCTACTTCTTCATGGGGGAAAAATTTAAGAAGTATCTGAAGATGCTCTTTAAGAACTGGTATTTACCTGGGTATGTTTGCAAGTGGTGTGGAGTTCACATCACTTACCACACTGAATCTACAAGTTCATTCCACACACAGTCTACGGGAGATCAAGATGCTCTGTAA